A section of the Euwallacea similis isolate ESF13 chromosome 9, ESF131.1, whole genome shotgun sequence genome encodes:
- the brn gene encoding beta-1,3-galactosyltransferase brn: MYILRSCSKKGLKVVALLISGFVFLLIFGVFHHPLEKDFYSNFHYPYDGDIEPLILELKNNRTPSIPRLNDYNFYYYKSCDGKCRDTSDLRLVYIIKSAPQNFEHRLAIRSSWGFQRRFSDVEIRTVFLIGLQKVPDVQVSLNEESQRYHDIVQANYTDSYFNNTFKTMCGFEWVMRYCPNAKFYMFIDDDYYISTKNVLRFLRFPINYPQYLKEPIASLNNLIELRKIQNVEIDLEDDVRLYTGFGFQSAPHRHYMSKWYVSLEEYPYHLWPPYISGGAYILSKAALQDMYYASFYMKHFRFDDIYVAILAYKTNIEPFHSKYFYFNKKPYSKFDYKYVIASHGYGDPKTMVKVWNEQKSLGNA; the protein is encoded by the exons ATGTATATCTTACGTTCTTGCTCAAAGAAAGGTCTTAAAGTTGTTGCCCTCCTTATCAGTGGATTTGTGTTTCTCTTGATCTTTGGAGTATTTCACCACCCCTTAGAAAAGGATTTCTATTCTAACTTCCACTATCCTTATGATGGAGACATTGAACCTCTAATTTTAGAGCTTAAAAACAATAGAACCCCTTCTATTCCTCGTCTAAATGATTATAACTTTTACTACTATAAGAGTTGTGATGGAAAGTGCCGAGATACCAGTGATTTAAGATTAGTATATATTATTAAGTCTGCAccacaaaattttgaacacaGATTGGCTATTAGAAGTTCTTGGGGTTTTCAAAGGAGATTTTCTGATGTGGAAATTAGAACTGTATTCTTGATAGGACTGCAAAAAGTACCAGATGTGCAGGTATCGCTTAATGAAGAGTCTCAAAGATACCATGATATTGTTCAGGCGAATTATACAGATTCCTACTTCAATAACACCTTCAAAACAATGTGTGGGTTTGAGTGGGTGATGAGGTACTGCCCAAACGCGAAATTTTACATGTTTATTGATGACGATTATTATATATCCACAAAGAATGTTTTGAGATTTTTGCGATTCCCAATAAACTATCCTCAGTACTTGAAAGAGCCTATTGCAAGTCTAAATAACCTTATTGAACTAAGAAAGATTCAAAATGTTGAGATTGATTTAGAGGATGATGTAAGACTTTATACAGGATTTGGGTTCCAATCTGCCCCTCATAGGCATTATATGAGTAAATG gtaTGTTTCTCTTGAAGAGTACCCCTACCACCTATGGCCCCCATACATTTCAGGAGGTGCTTATATATTATCCAAAGCGGCTCTTCAGGATATGTATTATGCTAGTTTCTACATGAAACATTTCAGATTTGATGATATTTATGTAGCAATTTTAGCATATAAAACGAATATTGAGCCTTTtcattccaaatatttttattttaataaaaaaccttACAGTAAATTTGATTACAAATATGTGATTGCATCACATGGTTATGGAGATCCTAAAACAATGGTTAAAGTTTGgaatgaacaaaaaagtttgggtAATGCAtga